Within Epilithonimonas zeae, the genomic segment CGGAATTCGGAACTAACTTCTATCATTTGATTGACCCCAACACAGGACAACAGACCATGAACCTGGCAAGGCTGAAAGAACTAAATCCAAATGAAGATTCTCGTCTTTGGAGCCTTAGCAATACCAATACACAGACCATTACTTATCCTTCATCTTATTATGTAGAGGATGGTTCTTATCTTAGAATTGCACAGTTGACTTTAGGATATTCTTTACCAAAAAGTTTCCTGAGAGACATTATGGTGACTAATGCCAGAATATATGTTACGGTTAATAATCTTGCCACCATTACAGGTTATTCAGGTTTTGACCCGGAGGTTTCCGCTGCAAGTGGAGTAGCTGTAACTCCTGGTTATGACAGTTCTACATTTCCAAGGTCAAGAAGTTACGTTCTTGGAATTAATTTAACGTTTTAATTTTTTTAAATTGATTTAAAATGAAAAATATATTTAATCAACATAGATTTATAAAAAAAATGGTGGTAATGTCTTCAGTTGTTATAACTGTTCTTGCTACCAATTCCTGCAGCGATGATTTCCTGGATCAGCCTTCTTACAACAATACAGATTCTAATAAGGTTTTTGAAAATTTACAGAGTGCGGAAATGTTTGTTTTGGGATGTTACAGAGGTCTTGTTCCTGCAGAGATGTTCTATCAGCTTGGTGCAGGCGATACGGTAAACCATTCGCTGGAGGCACTTAATAATTCAAAATATAATATCGGAAACTATAATTATGATGCCTATACACCTTTTACCGTAACAGGAATTTACTCTGCTATGTATGCTGTTATAGAGCGTACTAATATTGCAGTTTATCAACTGGGAAAAATGGCAGCAAGTGAGAAGAGGGATGCCTTGATAGGAGAGGCTAAGTCGATTCGGGCATTTTGTTATTATAATCTTATCAGGATTTATGGCGATGTACCTTCGGTATTCGAGCCATTGGAAACATTAGACCCAAATGATGAAAATACGTTCTATCCAAAACGTGCATCACGTGACCAAATTTATGATAGGATTGTAGGTGATTTGCAGGAAGCTGCAGTCAATGTACCTACCTTAGCAGCAAGCGGATATGGAACTACTGAACGTTTGTCAAAAGAAGGTGTCAATGCTTTATTAGCTAAAATTGCGCTTTACGCTGCTGGTTATTCACTTCGTTGGGAACTAAATACGTCTAATCCGGGTGTAGTTTCTCGCCGTTCGGATAATGCAAGAGTAAGAGAGCTGTATCAGATTGCAGATAATGCTTGCGCGGCTATCATAACAGGTGGTACTAAAAGTCTTGTACAAAGCCAAAGTGGAAAGAGTGGATTCGAAGCTCTATGGTTCAATTTTGATCGTAGGAATTTTGGTGCAGTCAATTCAGAAATGCTTTGGCATATTGCATCTCTTGGACAGAATACCAATTCTGCATTTCAGGTCTATGCACATCCTGGTTATCGTGGTGGTGTCTTTGGATCTCGTTCTTCACAACAGATGATTTTACCATCTTACTACTTGTCTTTCAATCAAAATGATACACGTAGAGATGTGACTTGTACATCTTATAGCGTTTATTTTCTGGAAAGCGGAGGTACAGGCGATACCTTTGTAGATGTAGGTACAACTTACTCTGCAATTATGCCAGGCAAGTTTAGACTGTCTTGGAGTGTGGAACCGCAGGCTGCTGCTGACAGAAACCTTAATATTCCATTGCTGAGATATGCTGATGTTCTATTGATGTATGCAGAAACTCAAAATTATCTTAATAATGGTCCTACAGCTGCTGCCAATGCTGCGTTAACAGCCGTACGTACAAGAGCTGGCATTGGTTCATTACCATTACCATCCGGGCAAGCCGACTTTTTGAAAGCTATTGTTCAGGAAAGAAAATGGGAGTTTGCAGGCGAGTTTATGCTTCGTACAGATCTTATCAGAACCAATAGTTTAACTACTGAAATCGAGGCTACTAGACAGGATATGAAAGACCTGACTAGAAGAATAGGTAAATATGCCAATGTTGCTACTTACAGACTGTACAAATTCCACAAAAATTCTCAGGTATATGGTGACCCGTTTTTAGCTTTACCTTATATTGATATCACGGATCCAACCGAAATTGCGACGATCAAAAATGTTCCTACCAGTTCAGCAAATTATGCAGCTTATCAAACTGCATTGAGAGCGATTGTGGCAGCACACGGACAGCCAACTTCAACAGAAGATAAATGGTATCCTACACAAATGTTTGAGGCTTATACCAGCACATTTAACGGAAATGCGAGAAAAGCTGTAGGGTTTGGCGCCGGATTCAACGTTTTGGGAATGGGTAATAATATGTATTCAAAAGCGTTTGGTTATGCTGAGAACGGAAATGCTTATCCTGGTTGGGTAGAGTCTGCTAATGATGGTTTATTCTTCGGATTCCAGACCAACAAAACAGAATTGTTGCCATTTGCAGCTGCGTCTGCAGGACACCCAATGATAGATAACCCAAATCTGACCCAATTACCAGGCTACTAATCTTTTACAAATTAGTAAGGTTGGATTTAATATCAATAATCTTTTGATTAATGTTGAATGTTATTTTAAATTAACTTTAAATATAAGATTCATCAGTATAGTACGGGATGCCGTTGACAATTCAACCTTCTAATTTTGAAGAAAAATTTAGAAATATAATTATAATGAATAAAGTAAAAACATTCAAATACGTAGACTATTTGTGGGATGATGAAAAAGCAGCATCTTTCGGAGATGACCAGGTTGCTTTATTTTTATACCGTTCAAACATCTTGGGGGCAGATCTTAGAATCACCAATTATGGAGGCGGAAACACAAGCTGTAAAACCATCGAGAAAGACCCTTTAACGAACGAAGAAGTTGAGGTAATGTGGGTAAAAGGTTCAGGTGGTGACATCGGAACGTTGACAAGAAAAGGGATTGCTGGTTTGTACACAGAAAGATTGAGAAATCTTAAAAATGTATATGAAGGTTTGGCAGACGAAGACAGAATGGTTGGGCTTTTCAATCACTGTATTTACGATTTGGACAGCAAAGCACCTTCAATTGATACGCCACTTCACGGACTTCTTCCATTCAAACATATCGATCACCTTCATCCGGACGCTCTAATTGCCGTAGCTGCAGCAAAAGACAGTCAGGCAGTGACTAAAGAAATCTGGGGCGATACAATGGGGTGGGTTCCTTGGCAAAAACCAGGTTTTGACTTAGGTTTACAGTTAGAAAAATGTTTAAACGATAATCCTGGAATCAGAGGAATCGTTTTGGGAAGCCACGGTCTGTTCACTTGGGGAGACACTTCTTACGAATCTTATATCAACAGTTTGGAAGTGATTGAAATGGCTTCTGAATATATCGCTAAAAAAATCGAAGAAAAAGGTCAGGTTTTTGGCGGACAAAAAGTAGAATCTTTACCAGCTGACGAACGTAAAGAAAAAGCAGCTCAGATTATGCCTTTACTAAGAGGTTTAGCTTCTTCCGAAAACAGAATGGTGGGTCATTTCACAGACAGCGATGTGGTGTTGGAATACATCAACAGTAATGATTTGGAAAGATTGGCTCCGCTTGGAACCTCTTGTCCTGATCACTTCTTAAGAACTAAGATTCAGCCTTTAGTTTTAACTTTAGATAAAAACGAAGATTTAACAGATTCTAAAGCGATTTTAGAAAAATTAAATCCACTTTTCGAGCAATACAGACAGGAATATAAAGACTATTACGAAACTTGTAAGCATCCAAACAGCCCTGCGATGCGTGATCCGAATCCGGTAATCATCATTTATCCGGGAGTGGGAATGTTCAGTTTCTCAAAAGATAAGCAAACAACACGTGTTGCAAGCGAGTTTTATGTGAACGCAATCAACGTAATGAGAGGTGCTGAAGCTATTTCTGAATACACATCATTACCAAGACAGGAAGCTTTCGACATCGAATATTGGTTATTAGAAGAGGCAAAACTTCAGAGAATGCCAAAAGAAAAACCATTGTCAAGAAAAATTGCTATCGTAACCGGAGCCGGAGGCGGAATCGGACAGGCAATTGCTGATAAAATGGTTGCTGAAGGTGCTGTTGTCGTTTATACAGATTTAAATACAGAAGCGGTAGAATCTGCAACTTCAAAATATAACAAAGACCAGGCGGTTGCTGTTCAGTGTGATGTGACGAGTGAAGAAGCGATTGCCAACGCTTTCAAAGAAACTGTTTTGGCTTTTGGTGGAGTAGATATCATCGTTCATTCAGCTGGTTTGGCGATTTCTAAATCATTGGAAGACACGACTACAAAAGACTGGGATTTGCTGGAAAATGTTTTGGTAAAAGGTCAGTTCCTGATGTCAAAAAGCGGTGTAGAAATTATGAAAAAGCAAAATTTGGGTGGCGACATCGTAAATATTGCAAGTAAAAATGGTTTGGTTGCAGGCCCAAATAACGTGGCTTACGGAACGGCAAAAGCAGCGCAACAGCATATGACGAGACTATTGGCGGCAGAATTGGCAGCAGATAAAATCCGTGTGAATGTGGTAAATCCTGACGGCGTAATCGTTGGAAGCAAAATCTGGGAAGGTTCTTGGGCAGAAGGCCGTGCAAAAGCCAACGGAATCACCGTTGAAGAATTGCCTGCATTCTACGCAAAAAGAAACCTTTTAAACGAAATTATTCTTCCGGAAGATATCGCCAACGGAGTGTTTGCCTGTGTAGCGATTTTAGATAAATCTACAGGAAATATCATCAATGTAGACGGTGGAATGGCAAATGCGTTCCCGAGATAATATTTTTGGTTGTCGGTTTTTAGTTGTCAGTTGTTAGTTTTTTAACTTTCAATTTATTTGGGCAGCTTTATCCGCCCTCCGTTCCCGCTTTTTTGTCTCCGCTTCGCTGCGACAAAAAGAGCTCCACTCAGGTCGGGCTGCGAGCGATTCGAAAGCAATTGAGGGAACGAAAATAAAATATTTAGTACTAATTTAGACAATAAATTTAGCCTTGTTAAGATTCAAAACCTAGACAAGGCTAATCAAAAATCAAAATATGATTATAGGAAAAGATATCATTGAACAAAATAATAAAAACGAGGTTGAAAATTTCAATTCAGACTTCGCATATTTATCAGATAAATTAACAAAATCAGGAGCAAACGTTTCTGAAATTGTCAACAAAATTGCTGACTTCCAAGTAGCAATTCCAAGTTGGGCTTTGGGAGCAGGCGGAACACGTTTCGGAAGATTTTCTTACGGCGGCGAGCCCTCTTCTTTAGAACAAAAATTAGATGATGTAGGATTAATTCACGCTTTAACACATTCTGCAGGAGCTATTTCATTACATATTCCTTGGGATATTCCGAGTGATGTTGCAGCGATTAAAGAAAAAGCAGCCTCTCACGGATTGATTTTCGATGCGATGAATTCAAACACATTCCAGGATCAGCCGAACGCAAAACAATCGTACAAATTTGGTTCGTTAAATGCGGTAAATGAAGATGCAAGAGCTTACGCAGTAGAGCATAACAAAGAAGTCATCAGAATCGGGAAAGAATTAGACTCAAAAAGTTTAACCGTTTGGTTGGCAGACGGAGCAAGTTTCCCGGGACAGTTGAATTTCCAGACCGCTTTGTCAAAAACTGAACAAAGTTTAAAAGAAATCTACGCAGGAATGCCGGAAGACTGGAAATTATTCATCGAATATAAACCTTACGAACCGAATTTCTATTCAACAACCATCCAGGATTGGGGAACATCTTTTATGCTGGCAAACGCTTGCGGAGATAGAGCCTATACTTTGGTAGATTTAGGTCATCATTTACCAAACTCAAACATTGAGCAAATCGTTGCAACTTTGATGTACAAAGGTAAATTAGGAGGTTTCCATTTCAACGACAGCAAATATGGAGATGATGATTTAACGGTAGGTTCCATCAAACCTTATGCATTATTCCTGATTTTCAATGAACTGGTGTACGGAATAGAGAACAATCCTCAAAACCCTTATCCGGCTTGGATGATTGATGCAAGTCACAACATCAAAGATCCGTTAGAAGATTTAATTCAGTCTTTAGAAGCGATTTTAATTGCTTATGCACAGGCACTTTTAGTTAATCAAAAAGCATTAAAAGATGCTCAGTTGAACAACGACGTGGTTCGTGCGCAGGAAATTTTGCAGAATGCTTACAGAACAGACGTGCGTCCGTTATTAAAAGCGGCAAGATTACAGACAGGTGCTGCATTAGACCCAATTGCAGCGTACAGAAACCTTAAAGTAAGAGAAACATTAATCTCTGAAAGAGGTCTGAATGTAAAAGCAACAGGATTATAAAGTCCTACCTAATATGATAGAAATAACTTTCATCTTATAATTTGAAAGTTTGAAAAATAAACCACTTATTTTTATTTTAATTAAGGGTGTTTAGGATATTAAGTTTCACTAGTAATGATTTTTCTTAATTTCTAAACACTCCTTAATTATTTTTAATTGAAAGCGTAAGATTCGGAAATTCCATTTTTATACTTTCATACAATTATTAAATTCATTTTCAGGAATGTCCAAAAAGAAAGTAACCATTGTATTTGATATTGGAAAGACCAATAAAAAATTCTTTTTATTTGATAAGAATTATCAAGAAGTTGTTAGGGAATATACAGAATTGCCTCTGACAACGGACGAAGATGGTTATCCCACAGAAGACCTTCCGGCTTTGCAAAATTGGATCAAAGAAAATTTTCATAACATCCTTGAAAATGATGAATATGAAGTAAAAGCTATTAATTTTTCCACTTACGGAGCAAGTTTTGTACATCTGGATCAAAAAGGAAATGTTCTCACGCCTTTATACAATTACACCAAACCAATGGATCAAGAGATTCTTGATCTGTTCTATGAAAAGCACGGTGACAAATTGAAAATTTCCCGTGAAACAGCTTCTCCACAAGCAGGAATGCTCAATTCCGGTTTACAGTTGTTTTGGTTAAAATATAAGCATCCTGAAGTTTTTAAGAAAATCCGTTACAGTCTGCATTTGCCACAATATTTATCCTATTTATTTACTGGAATTTGCGTGTCGGAATTTACTTCAATCGGCTGTCATACCAATCTTTGGGATTATGATAAAAATGATTACCACAATTGGGTTTATGAAGAAGAAATTGATGTTTTGTTACCACCAATTGTACCAACCTCTGCGAGTATCAATACGTCTTACAGAAATAAAAAAATTAAAATCGGTGTTGGGATCCACGATAGTTCTTCAGCATTGTTACCATACATTTTAAGCAAAAAGGATCCCTTTTTATTGTTATCAACAGGAACCTGGAGCATTTCTCTCAATCCATTTAATGATGAAAGTCTGACTGATGAAGATATCGAAAATAATTGTCTCAATTATATGCGAATCGACGGAAAACGTGTGAAAGCTTCTCGTTTTTTTATGGGAAATGAATATAGGATTCAGGTTGAGAAGTTGTGTACTTACTATGGCAAAGAATATGGGGCTCACAGAGAAGTTCAGTTTGATCAGGATTTGTATCTACATTTGATGAAGCACAAAGCGGTTTATTTCCGTTTCGAAGGTATTATTTTGAAAAGAAAAATGATTACAGAAACCGACCTGAATTCGTTTTCAACATTTGAAGAAGCTTATCATCAACTGATGATAGAACTGATGGATTTACAGATTCACACAATAACGAATGCTATTGGAAACTCAGAAATCAAAAATATTTATATCGATGGCGGATTCACGGATAATGATGTCTTTATGAAGCTGATGTCGCATCATTTCCAGCATTACAATGTGATGTCCACGCATTCTCCGCTTGGGTCAGCTTTGGGTGCTTCGATGGTCATCTCGAATAAGAAAATAGACGAAACATTTCTACAGCAACATTATCAGATGAAAGTGCTTCAACCGTTAATTTTTAATCTATAAATTTTGTTGTTGGTTAATAGTTGTCAGTTGATAGCAAATCTCAAAAACCAACAACAATCAACCAACAACCACCAACCAATTATGTCATTTCCATTTGATACCAAATATGCATCGCTTGAACTTTTAATTGAAAAGGCAAAAAAAAGAATGCCTCGTTTCGCTTTCGAATATCTGGATGGCGGTTGTAATGAGAATATTAATCGAGATAGAAATACAACTGAATTAAGAGAAGTTTTACTTCGTCCGCGCTATTTGGATAACAATTTTGCTGAAGCCAATATGGAAACGGAATTATTTGGTGTCAAATATTCTGCACCATTCGGGATTTCACCTGTTGGATTGCAAGGTTTGATGTGGCCCAATGCTCCGGAGATTTTGGCGAAAGCCGCTTTCAAACATAATATTCCATTCATTCTAAGTACCGTTACAACAAGCAGTATCGAAAGAATTGCTGAATTGACCGAAGGAAAAGCGTGGTATCAGTTATATCATCCAAGAGAAGAATGGTTACGTGACGACATTCTAAATCGTTGCGAAGCTTCTGGTTATGATGTGCTTTGCGTATTGTCCGATGTTCCGACGTTTGGTTACAGAGCCAAGGAAATCCGAAATGGTTTGGCAATGCCTCCTCAATTGAATTTCAGAAATGTTTCTCAGGCTTTGGCAAAACCTCAATGGTGTCTTGAAATGCTGAAACACGGTGTTCCGAGTTTCAAAACGATGGATAAGTATATGGATAATAATATGAACGTGAAACAGTTGGGACAGTTTATGAACTCGACTTTTTCCGGCAGATTGAATTCAGATAGATTAAAACAAATCCGTGATAAATGGAAGGGAAAATTAGTGATTAAAGGTGTTGCTTCCGATGAAGATGCGGCGGAAGCTGTTCGTCTCGGTTTCGACGGAATGATTATTTCCAACCACGGTGGAAGGCAGTTGGACGCTGGGGAATCTACAATTGCTGTGGTAAAAGAAATCAGTGAAAAATATAAAAATCAAATCAAAGTAATGATGGACAGCGGTGTGAGAACCGGTCCTGATGTGGCGCGTGCCTTGAGTTGTGGCGCCGAATTTACCTTTATGGGCAGAACGTTTATGTACGCTGTAGGTGCTTTAGGAGAAAAGGGCGGTGATCATATTATCGAGATGCTCAAGATGCAATTCCGACAAGTGATGGAGCAGGTTTGCTGTGAGAAACCTGAAGATTTACAAAATTTCAGAGTAAAATAATTAGTTGTTTGTTTAAGTTTATTCTACTCAGACGGGCTTTATCAAGTCCGTTTTTTTGTCTAAATTCAAGAGAATTCTAGAATAGAATTGGAGTTGAGCTCCGTAGGATCAGAACAAAATCACAGAGATTCTCTCTCAATAAATTTGAAAACATTATTCACCTGTTCTTTTTTATTTTTCAAAACCATATAAGCTGCAGACTCTGCCATCGCTTTGAAATCCGTTGTGACGACGGTGATTCCCAATAGTTCTTTCAGAGGTGTTTCGTTATAGGAAATAATGCCAATGTCTTCACCTAATTTCAGATTTTTCTGTCGGATTTGCTTAACAAGATTTACCAAATCGCGCTCTTGGATGGTGATGAAAAGGTCTTTATCCTGCAGTTCCATATCAGGGTAAACTTCGTCCAGAATTTCATAGTCCAGTTTATAATCTTTGCAGAATTGTTCAAACCCGTGAACAATGCGGAAAGGGTAGGGATGAACCGATTTTGCAGGATAAACCAGAATCAGTTTTTCATATTTTTTTATTTTTTCAAGACCTTCCTTTAATGCGTTGTAAATATCGTGCTCAAAATCCTGAAAAATCGTTCCGTATTCGCCGGAGATATTCGGTTTGGTATTATCCAGAAGCAGAAGTTTGTTCTTCGGGATTTTTTCGATGATGTCAATAACTTCTTTTGTAGAGCTTGTATGCTTGGAGTTTTCGTCGCGGAAGTGCGGCATTATCACATAATAATCATAGACGCCGAGATTCTTTTTCAAGGCATTGATGAAGAGTGTTTCGTCGCAGTGATAAATATACATTTCCACATTACCTTTACTGCCAATCGCATCCACAAAATAATTATAAATCATCATTTTGTAAGTACTGGACTTATTAATCAGAAAAAAGATGTTGATGCTGTCACTCTTATTGATTCTCGAGATGTAGTAACCTTTCCCTTTTACAGACTCGATGATTTGTCTTTTTCTTAGTTCTTTGTAAGCCTTTTCCACCGTGTCTCTAGAGAGAAAACAGGATTCACTCAGCTCATTGATGGACGGGATTTTTTCCCCGATTTTGATGTCTCCGGCGTCAATTCCATTAAGTATAGAGTCCACAATCTGTTTATATTTTGGCACTCTGGAATTTTCATTGATTTGAATTTCTAATATTTCAGACATCGGATTAAGCAATGTTAATGTTTTATGTTGATAAATTCAATTTGGGTTATTAGTGTTTCAAAATCTAAGACAAGTTACAAATTTTATATCAATTGGTTAAATTTCTATTTTAATTAAATGATTAACGCACCAAGTCATTGACATAAACTTCGATATTGAGATAATTGCTTTGCGTTTTATTGAATTTCAATGCATCAGATGAATCATTAGGATCAAGTCCCATTTTCAGTTCAGCAACATCGGGAATGCCATCAGAATCCGAATCTTTCAAAGCATCAATCTTTAGGAAATCGTCAATGCCATTATTGCTTAGCGGCAAATCATTTTCGGTGAAAACATAGATTCCCTTTTTTCCCAAGGATTGAACTTCCGAAATAATCAACTCATCGACATCATCACGTTTTGGAAAGCTGGCGCCGGCATTTTTGATGACATCATCAAACGCCTGCGTAGCAGATAAATCTGTTTTTGCAAAAGGATATTGAAATGGTGAATCCATAAAAACAACAGGCGTTTCACCCGGAAAACCTTCGGAATTATGAGGAACCAATTGACCATCCAAAATGCCGTTTTTATTGTTGTCAAAATAATTCCCGGATTCATAAAGATGAAAAGTGTTTGTTCCTCTGCTGAACGGTGTTTTACGGTCTTCCAAAGTCAGTGGTCCCCCTATAAAATAATTGTTGATGATATTAACTTCAGATTTCTGCACAGAACCGCCCATAATGTAGCCATCACCCGAAACGGTATGACCGTTCTTGTTGCCAAGATTTCCGAAATTGTAAATGATATTATTGACAAACTCATTTTTACCCTTCACTTTCGGATTACGGGTTTTGTTGCTGGCATAAAGTGATTTGATAATGCTAATGCTACCATTCGTCTGAATCAATCCACCTGCCGAATGATTATAGAGATGCAATCCCTGCGCAATAATCGAATTCTGAAGCGTAATACTGTCAGGTTCTGTGCCGCGCTTGTCCCAGTTGATGGAAAAAACCTCGTCCATTGACCAGGAAATTGAAAGATGGTCTAGCATTATATTTTTACCGTTCGATATTCCGGAAGCATCGGTATTATTGGATGGTTTATTCTTATTCCCGAGACGTATTTTCAAATATCTGGCAATGGTATCATCGGCTCCGCTGAAAGACACTTTTTCACCATAGAGAAAAATACCTTTTCCCGGCGCGGTCTGTCCCGCAATTGTAATGTTTTTAGAAACCGTAACCGGACTTTTCAACTCGACAATTCCATCAACAGAGAAAACTACAAATCGCCCGGGCTGGCTCACAGCGTCGCGAAAAGAACCTTTACCACGATCATTCAGATTGCTAACAATATAAACTTCTGGTTTTGCTGACGCTCTCGCACCTTTTGCAAATTTTCCAAAACCTTCCGCTCCGGGGAAAGCAATCGTTTTTGGACGGATTGTCCTGGCATTCTCAAGATTTTGGGATTGACAACAAATAGATAAATACGAAATGACGATAATTGCTATTTTTTTCATAACTGATAATAGATGAACAAGTTATTATCTTAACCTTATTAAATCGTCCTGCACTGTGCTGTAAATAAAAAGTCTGCCATTGCTGACAGACTTCAAATTAAAAATATGAACGTAAAATTAAAGTAATATTTAAGGCATCTTTTTGAACCCTTCCGCTTTTATTTTCCAGGTTCCGTCTTTCGGGAAACCGGGAAATTGTCCTGTAGAATTATCCCAACCTTCCAGCATCATTGCAACGGTCGTCAGAATACCACCATTTCCGGGAAGATAAATTCTCAGTCTACCATCCTGAAAATTATGTCCGTTCTTAAGGTATGTATTGGTCTGAACATCCATAAATAAAGCATCCAACGCTTTGTTCGGAAGTCCTAGTCTCGCTGCATTCATTGCTGTCATCGGGAAATCCCAACCCCACGTGTGACCCCAGTTCCATCTGTCCCAAACGATGTCGAGCGTGTTTTTCATTATTTTTTTATCCAATTTCGGAGATTCGGGAACCATTCCCAAAGCTCCTAAAACTGCAGGATGATCGGTCATCCATTTTGGAAATGTGAAAGAATCTTTCGCCGATTCTGTCGATAAATAGACTCCATCCTGAACCGGAAGCGGAGCTAATTTATTAATCACATCATCCCACTTTTTATCTCTCGACTCTCCTAATCTTTCTTTCCATTTTTGCGCCACTTTCAACGCCCAGTCCCAGTACGCAACTTCATAAGTCGGGTTAAAAGTATCTTTCGCG encodes:
- a CDS encoding RagB/SusD family nutrient uptake outer membrane protein → MKNIFNQHRFIKKMVVMSSVVITVLATNSCSDDFLDQPSYNNTDSNKVFENLQSAEMFVLGCYRGLVPAEMFYQLGAGDTVNHSLEALNNSKYNIGNYNYDAYTPFTVTGIYSAMYAVIERTNIAVYQLGKMAASEKRDALIGEAKSIRAFCYYNLIRIYGDVPSVFEPLETLDPNDENTFYPKRASRDQIYDRIVGDLQEAAVNVPTLAASGYGTTERLSKEGVNALLAKIALYAAGYSLRWELNTSNPGVVSRRSDNARVRELYQIADNACAAIITGGTKSLVQSQSGKSGFEALWFNFDRRNFGAVNSEMLWHIASLGQNTNSAFQVYAHPGYRGGVFGSRSSQQMILPSYYLSFNQNDTRRDVTCTSYSVYFLESGGTGDTFVDVGTTYSAIMPGKFRLSWSVEPQAAADRNLNIPLLRYADVLLMYAETQNYLNNGPTAAANAALTAVRTRAGIGSLPLPSGQADFLKAIVQERKWEFAGEFMLRTDLIRTNSLTTEIEATRQDMKDLTRRIGKYANVATYRLYKFHKNSQVYGDPFLALPYIDITDPTEIATIKNVPTSSANYAAYQTALRAIVAAHGQPTSTEDKWYPTQMFEAYTSTFNGNARKAVGFGAGFNVLGMGNNMYSKAFGYAENGNAYPGWVESANDGLFFGFQTNKTELLPFAAASAGHPMIDNPNLTQLPGY
- a CDS encoding bifunctional aldolase/short-chain dehydrogenase, whose translation is MNKVKTFKYVDYLWDDEKAASFGDDQVALFLYRSNILGADLRITNYGGGNTSCKTIEKDPLTNEEVEVMWVKGSGGDIGTLTRKGIAGLYTERLRNLKNVYEGLADEDRMVGLFNHCIYDLDSKAPSIDTPLHGLLPFKHIDHLHPDALIAVAAAKDSQAVTKEIWGDTMGWVPWQKPGFDLGLQLEKCLNDNPGIRGIVLGSHGLFTWGDTSYESYINSLEVIEMASEYIAKKIEEKGQVFGGQKVESLPADERKEKAAQIMPLLRGLASSENRMVGHFTDSDVVLEYINSNDLERLAPLGTSCPDHFLRTKIQPLVLTLDKNEDLTDSKAILEKLNPLFEQYRQEYKDYYETCKHPNSPAMRDPNPVIIIYPGVGMFSFSKDKQTTRVASEFYVNAINVMRGAEAISEYTSLPRQEAFDIEYWLLEEAKLQRMPKEKPLSRKIAIVTGAGGGIGQAIADKMVAEGAVVVYTDLNTEAVESATSKYNKDQAVAVQCDVTSEEAIANAFKETVLAFGGVDIIVHSAGLAISKSLEDTTTKDWDLLENVLVKGQFLMSKSGVEIMKKQNLGGDIVNIASKNGLVAGPNNVAYGTAKAAQQHMTRLLAAELAADKIRVNVVNPDGVIVGSKIWEGSWAEGRAKANGITVEELPAFYAKRNLLNEIILPEDIANGVFACVAILDKSTGNIINVDGGMANAFPR
- a CDS encoding sugar isomerase, which codes for MIIGKDIIEQNNKNEVENFNSDFAYLSDKLTKSGANVSEIVNKIADFQVAIPSWALGAGGTRFGRFSYGGEPSSLEQKLDDVGLIHALTHSAGAISLHIPWDIPSDVAAIKEKAASHGLIFDAMNSNTFQDQPNAKQSYKFGSLNAVNEDARAYAVEHNKEVIRIGKELDSKSLTVWLADGASFPGQLNFQTALSKTEQSLKEIYAGMPEDWKLFIEYKPYEPNFYSTTIQDWGTSFMLANACGDRAYTLVDLGHHLPNSNIEQIVATLMYKGKLGGFHFNDSKYGDDDLTVGSIKPYALFLIFNELVYGIENNPQNPYPAWMIDASHNIKDPLEDLIQSLEAILIAYAQALLVNQKALKDAQLNNDVVRAQEILQNAYRTDVRPLLKAARLQTGAALDPIAAYRNLKVRETLISERGLNVKATGL
- a CDS encoding FGGY-family carbohydrate kinase — protein: MSKKKVTIVFDIGKTNKKFFLFDKNYQEVVREYTELPLTTDEDGYPTEDLPALQNWIKENFHNILENDEYEVKAINFSTYGASFVHLDQKGNVLTPLYNYTKPMDQEILDLFYEKHGDKLKISRETASPQAGMLNSGLQLFWLKYKHPEVFKKIRYSLHLPQYLSYLFTGICVSEFTSIGCHTNLWDYDKNDYHNWVYEEEIDVLLPPIVPTSASINTSYRNKKIKIGVGIHDSSSALLPYILSKKDPFLLLSTGTWSISLNPFNDESLTDEDIENNCLNYMRIDGKRVKASRFFMGNEYRIQVEKLCTYYGKEYGAHREVQFDQDLYLHLMKHKAVYFRFEGIILKRKMITETDLNSFSTFEEAYHQLMIELMDLQIHTITNAIGNSEIKNIYIDGGFTDNDVFMKLMSHHFQHYNVMSTHSPLGSALGASMVISNKKIDETFLQQHYQMKVLQPLIFNL
- a CDS encoding alpha-hydroxy acid oxidase, with product MSFPFDTKYASLELLIEKAKKRMPRFAFEYLDGGCNENINRDRNTTELREVLLRPRYLDNNFAEANMETELFGVKYSAPFGISPVGLQGLMWPNAPEILAKAAFKHNIPFILSTVTTSSIERIAELTEGKAWYQLYHPREEWLRDDILNRCEASGYDVLCVLSDVPTFGYRAKEIRNGLAMPPQLNFRNVSQALAKPQWCLEMLKHGVPSFKTMDKYMDNNMNVKQLGQFMNSTFSGRLNSDRLKQIRDKWKGKLVIKGVASDEDAAEAVRLGFDGMIISNHGGRQLDAGESTIAVVKEISEKYKNQIKVMMDSGVRTGPDVARALSCGAEFTFMGRTFMYAVGALGEKGGDHIIEMLKMQFRQVMEQVCCEKPEDLQNFRVK
- a CDS encoding GntR family transcriptional regulator; translated protein: MSEILEIQINENSRVPKYKQIVDSILNGIDAGDIKIGEKIPSINELSESCFLSRDTVEKAYKELRKRQIIESVKGKGYYISRINKSDSINIFFLINKSSTYKMMIYNYFVDAIGSKGNVEMYIYHCDETLFINALKKNLGVYDYYVIMPHFRDENSKHTSSTKEVIDIIEKIPKNKLLLLDNTKPNISGEYGTIFQDFEHDIYNALKEGLEKIKKYEKLILVYPAKSVHPYPFRIVHGFEQFCKDYKLDYEILDEVYPDMELQDKDLFITIQERDLVNLVKQIRQKNLKLGEDIGIISYNETPLKELLGITVVTTDFKAMAESAAYMVLKNKKEQVNNVFKFIERESL